From a single Phragmites australis chromosome 7, lpPhrAust1.1, whole genome shotgun sequence genomic region:
- the LOC133924751 gene encoding calcium-dependent protein kinase 12-like isoform X2 — MGNCFTKSDEVEMPITTEPRQRPAPSYGYQPPPERRPSFRTKPQALPSGSGRGSLSRRAPAGEVGPVLQRPMVDVLSLFDLERELGKGQFGTTYLCKERATGLKYACKSVSKRKLVRLADVEDIRREITILQHLSGQPNVAEFKGAFEDVESVHLVMEFCSGGELFDRITAKGSYSERQAAAVCRDILTVVHVCHFMGVMHRDLKPENFLLASAAEDAPLKAIDFGLSVFIEEGKVYKEIVGTPYYVAPEVLHRNYGKEIDVWSAGVILYILLCGSPPFWAGKYPHIFIITCIFDAILVGQLDLSSTPWPSISESAKDLIRKMLNRDPRNRITAVQALEHPWLKEGGAPDRPIDSAVLSRMKQFKAMNKLKQLALKVIAENLSPEEIKGLKQMFNNMDTDKSGTITVEELKEGLTKLGAKISEAEVQKLMEAVDVDKSGSIDYAEFLTAMMNKHKLEKEEDLLCAFQHFDKDNSGYITRDELEQAMAEYGMGDEASIKEVLDEVDKDKDGRINYEEFVEMMRKGSYT, encoded by the exons ATGGGCAACTGCTTCACCAAGAGTGACGAGGTCGAGATGCCCATCACCACGGAGCCGAGGCAGCGGCCGGCGCCGTCGTACGGCTACCAGCCGCCCCCCGAGCGCAGGCCGTCCTTCCGGACGAAGCCGCAGGCCTTACCCTCGGGGAGTGGGAGGGGGTCGCTGTCCCGGCGGGCGCCCGCCGGCGAGGTGGGCCCGGTGTTGCAGCGGCCCATGGTGGACGTGCTGTCGCTGTTCGACCTGGAGCGGGAGCTGGGGAAAGGGCAGTTCGGGACGACGTACCTGTGCAAGGAGCGCGCGACGGGGCTCAAGTACGCGTGCAAGTCCGTGTCCAAGCGCAAGCTGGTGCGCCTTGCCGACGTGGAGGATATACGCCGGGAGATCACCATCCTTCAGCACCTCAGCGGGCAGCCCAACGTCGCGGAGTTCAAGGGCGCTTTCGAGGACGTCGAGAGCGTGCACCTCGTCATGGAGTTCTGCTCCGGCGGGGAGCTCTTCGACCGCATCACGGCCAAGGGAAGCTACTCGGAGCGCCAGGCCGCGGCCGTGTGCCGAGACATCCTTACCGTCGTGCACGTCTGCCACTTCATGGGGGTCATGCACCGGGACCTCAAGCCGGAGAACTTCCTGCTCGCCAGCGCCGCCGAGGACGCGCCACTCAAGGCCATCGACTTCGGCCTCTCCGTCTTCATCGAAGAAG GTAAAGTTTACAAGGAGATTGTGGGAACCCCATACTATGTGGCGCCAGAGGTACTACATCGGAATTATGGGAAAGAAATTGATGTCTGGAGCGCTGGAGTGATTTTGTATATTCTTCTATGCGGGTCACCGCCTTTCTGGGCAGGTAAATATCCTCACATCTTCATCATAACAT GCATATTTGATGCTATACTGGTTGGTCAACTTGATTTAAGTAGCACCCCGTGGCCCTCCATATCTGAAAGTGCAAAGGATCTCATCAGAAAAATGTTGAATAGAGACCCCCGGAATCGTATTACTGCAGTACAGGCTTTAG AACATCCATGGCTCAAGGAAGGTGGTGCACCTGACAGACCTATCGATAGTGCAGTCCTGTCAAGAATGAAGCAATTCAAGGCAATGAACAAGCTAAAGCAACTAGCACTAAAG GTAATCGCGGAGAACCTATCACCGGAGGAAATCAAGGGATTGAAGCAGATGTTCAATAACATGGATACCGACAAGAGTGGCACGATTACAGTTGAGGAACTGAAGGAAGGATTGACAAAACTAGGAGCGAAAATTAGTGAAGCAGAGGTTCAGAAGCTTATGGAAGCA GTTGATGTAGACAAGAGTGGAAGCATTGATTATGCAGAGTTCCTTACTGCCATGATGAATAAACATAAACTGGAAAAGGAGGAGGATTTGCTCTGTGCATTTCAACACTTTGACAAGGATAATAGCGG GTACATAACAAGAGACGAACTGGAACAAGCCATGGCAGAGTATGGAATGGGTGATGAAGCAAGCATTAAAGAAGTACTGGATGAAGTTGATAAAGATAAG GATGGGAGAATCAACTATGAAGAATTTGTGGAAATGATGAGGAAAGGAAGCTATACCTGA
- the LOC133924752 gene encoding uncharacterized protein LOC133924752 isoform X2 codes for MLYYYMLSHQENSDFLLCRSELQKKIFSHWLKSLELKGLKFVANKIPTSLTIDKDSGCISAIVCSEDIYEADAFVSAMGLSPLQSIVTSRPFLRSDREFTNLLHLSTIDVISIKLWFDKKITIPKVANVCSGFDDSSSWTFFDLTSIYDDYYEEPIPVVEAEFYNASHLLPLNDECIASEASLHLMKCVQDFEGATVTKQLVRRSPRSVINFLPGSYKYTLRGSTSFPNLFAAGDWIVNRHGSFSKVNKT; via the exons ATGCTGTACTATTATATGCTGTCTCATCAg GAAAACTCTGATTTTTTGCTGTGCCGCAGTGAACTACAAAAAAAGATTTTCTCTCATTGGCTGAAATCGTTGGAGCTGAAAGGCTTAAAATTTGTTGCAAACAAAATTCCAACAAGTTTGACCATAGATAAGGACAGTGGATGCATCTCTGCAATTGTCTGCAGTGAGGATATATACGAGGCAGATGCATTTGTTTCAGCCATGGGACTCTCTCCTCTACAGTCCATCGTTACGAGCCG TCCATTCCTACGGTCTGATCGAGAATTCACCAATCTTCTTCATCTGTCCACAATCGACGTGATCTCTATAAAATTATGGTTTGATAAAAAG ATCACAATACCAAAAGTTGCCAACGTATGCTCTGGCTTTGATGATTCATCTAGCTGGACGTTCTTTGACCTTACCTCAATATATGATGATTATTACGAAGAACCAATACCAGTTGTGGAGGCTGAATTT TATAATGCTAGCCATTTGTTACCTCTAAATGATGAATGCATCGCCTCTGAAGCTTCATTGCATCTTATGAAATGCGTACAAGATTTTGAGGGTGCTACTGTGACCAAACAATTGGTCAGAAGATCTCCTAGATCTGTAATCAACTTTCTTCCTG GTTCCTACAAGTACACACTGCGAGGATCAACTTCCTTTCCAAATTTGTTTGCTGCTGGTGATTGGATAGTCAATCGACATGGATCCTTTTCAAAG GTGAACAAAACCTAA
- the LOC133924752 gene encoding uncharacterized protein LOC133924752 isoform X1 codes for MLYYYMLSHQENSDFLLCRSELQKKIFSHWLKSLELKGLKFVANKIPTSLTIDKDSGCISAIVCSEDIYEADAFVSAMGLSPLQSIVTSRPFLRSDREFTNLLHLSTIDVISIKLWFDKKITIPKVANVCSGFDDSSSWTFFDLTSIYDDYYEEPIPVVEAEFYNASHLLPLNDECIASEASLHLMKCVQDFEGATVTKQLVRRSPRSVINFLPGSYKYTLRGSTSFPNLFAAGDWIVNRHGSFSKAYVCAVNKDSYLSDGFQLLQVNKT; via the exons ATGCTGTACTATTATATGCTGTCTCATCAg GAAAACTCTGATTTTTTGCTGTGCCGCAGTGAACTACAAAAAAAGATTTTCTCTCATTGGCTGAAATCGTTGGAGCTGAAAGGCTTAAAATTTGTTGCAAACAAAATTCCAACAAGTTTGACCATAGATAAGGACAGTGGATGCATCTCTGCAATTGTCTGCAGTGAGGATATATACGAGGCAGATGCATTTGTTTCAGCCATGGGACTCTCTCCTCTACAGTCCATCGTTACGAGCCG TCCATTCCTACGGTCTGATCGAGAATTCACCAATCTTCTTCATCTGTCCACAATCGACGTGATCTCTATAAAATTATGGTTTGATAAAAAG ATCACAATACCAAAAGTTGCCAACGTATGCTCTGGCTTTGATGATTCATCTAGCTGGACGTTCTTTGACCTTACCTCAATATATGATGATTATTACGAAGAACCAATACCAGTTGTGGAGGCTGAATTT TATAATGCTAGCCATTTGTTACCTCTAAATGATGAATGCATCGCCTCTGAAGCTTCATTGCATCTTATGAAATGCGTACAAGATTTTGAGGGTGCTACTGTGACCAAACAATTGGTCAGAAGATCTCCTAGATCTGTAATCAACTTTCTTCCTG GTTCCTACAAGTACACACTGCGAGGATCAACTTCCTTTCCAAATTTGTTTGCTGCTGGTGATTGGATAGTCAATCGACATGGATCCTTTTCAAAG GCATATGTGTGTGCTGTCAATAAAGATAGCTACTTGTCCGATGGCTTTCAGCTGCTTCAGGTGAACAAAACCTAA
- the LOC133924751 gene encoding calcium-dependent protein kinase 12-like isoform X1 has product MGNCFTKSDEVEMPITTEPRQRPAPSYGYQPPPERRPSFRTKPQALPSGSGRGSLSRRAPAGEVGPVLQRPMVDVLSLFDLERELGKGQFGTTYLCKERATGLKYACKSVSKRKLVRLADVEDIRREITILQHLSGQPNVAEFKGAFEDVESVHLVMEFCSGGELFDRITAKGSYSERQAAAVCRDILTVVHVCHFMGVMHRDLKPENFLLASAAEDAPLKAIDFGLSVFIEEGKVYKEIVGTPYYVAPEVLHRNYGKEIDVWSAGVILYILLCGSPPFWAETEKGIFDAILVGQLDLSSTPWPSISESAKDLIRKMLNRDPRNRITAVQALEHPWLKEGGAPDRPIDSAVLSRMKQFKAMNKLKQLALKVIAENLSPEEIKGLKQMFNNMDTDKSGTITVEELKEGLTKLGAKISEAEVQKLMEAVDVDKSGSIDYAEFLTAMMNKHKLEKEEDLLCAFQHFDKDNSGYITRDELEQAMAEYGMGDEASIKEVLDEVDKDKDGRINYEEFVEMMRKGSYT; this is encoded by the exons ATGGGCAACTGCTTCACCAAGAGTGACGAGGTCGAGATGCCCATCACCACGGAGCCGAGGCAGCGGCCGGCGCCGTCGTACGGCTACCAGCCGCCCCCCGAGCGCAGGCCGTCCTTCCGGACGAAGCCGCAGGCCTTACCCTCGGGGAGTGGGAGGGGGTCGCTGTCCCGGCGGGCGCCCGCCGGCGAGGTGGGCCCGGTGTTGCAGCGGCCCATGGTGGACGTGCTGTCGCTGTTCGACCTGGAGCGGGAGCTGGGGAAAGGGCAGTTCGGGACGACGTACCTGTGCAAGGAGCGCGCGACGGGGCTCAAGTACGCGTGCAAGTCCGTGTCCAAGCGCAAGCTGGTGCGCCTTGCCGACGTGGAGGATATACGCCGGGAGATCACCATCCTTCAGCACCTCAGCGGGCAGCCCAACGTCGCGGAGTTCAAGGGCGCTTTCGAGGACGTCGAGAGCGTGCACCTCGTCATGGAGTTCTGCTCCGGCGGGGAGCTCTTCGACCGCATCACGGCCAAGGGAAGCTACTCGGAGCGCCAGGCCGCGGCCGTGTGCCGAGACATCCTTACCGTCGTGCACGTCTGCCACTTCATGGGGGTCATGCACCGGGACCTCAAGCCGGAGAACTTCCTGCTCGCCAGCGCCGCCGAGGACGCGCCACTCAAGGCCATCGACTTCGGCCTCTCCGTCTTCATCGAAGAAG GTAAAGTTTACAAGGAGATTGTGGGAACCCCATACTATGTGGCGCCAGAGGTACTACATCGGAATTATGGGAAAGAAATTGATGTCTGGAGCGCTGGAGTGATTTTGTATATTCTTCTATGCGGGTCACCGCCTTTCTGGGCAG AAACAGAGAAAGGCATATTTGATGCTATACTGGTTGGTCAACTTGATTTAAGTAGCACCCCGTGGCCCTCCATATCTGAAAGTGCAAAGGATCTCATCAGAAAAATGTTGAATAGAGACCCCCGGAATCGTATTACTGCAGTACAGGCTTTAG AACATCCATGGCTCAAGGAAGGTGGTGCACCTGACAGACCTATCGATAGTGCAGTCCTGTCAAGAATGAAGCAATTCAAGGCAATGAACAAGCTAAAGCAACTAGCACTAAAG GTAATCGCGGAGAACCTATCACCGGAGGAAATCAAGGGATTGAAGCAGATGTTCAATAACATGGATACCGACAAGAGTGGCACGATTACAGTTGAGGAACTGAAGGAAGGATTGACAAAACTAGGAGCGAAAATTAGTGAAGCAGAGGTTCAGAAGCTTATGGAAGCA GTTGATGTAGACAAGAGTGGAAGCATTGATTATGCAGAGTTCCTTACTGCCATGATGAATAAACATAAACTGGAAAAGGAGGAGGATTTGCTCTGTGCATTTCAACACTTTGACAAGGATAATAGCGG GTACATAACAAGAGACGAACTGGAACAAGCCATGGCAGAGTATGGAATGGGTGATGAAGCAAGCATTAAAGAAGTACTGGATGAAGTTGATAAAGATAAG GATGGGAGAATCAACTATGAAGAATTTGTGGAAATGATGAGGAAAGGAAGCTATACCTGA